In Perca fluviatilis chromosome 18, GENO_Pfluv_1.0, whole genome shotgun sequence, one genomic interval encodes:
- the LOC120546883 gene encoding uncharacterized protein LOC120546883 isoform X2, whose product MAEFRRIQITLFVILLLPFTAVAGQKTLSITVRAGDEVTLPCENVIIQDNCSSTTWLSSHKGEAAVALIELGQIKDEILKAKSDRLSVKEKCSLVIKNVTEEDVSRYTCRQFNKSGGPQQGPDAVVFLSVVNMVEQKNTDDTVTLICSVLTDAGCEHSVKWLYEGNETDVEITPLTCSASVTFPPHLNQKLLKCKVTDKKNGNTLLCNVGPQSSCKKTESTTVGTDNTSKNDTPTRPGSTTEGKDNTLSANDTPSIQDWWLYIIVPVGVTALLAAIIIVVVIRRKKTKSNKTQTNENIRLSLNPAETQSAPEISQDMARGKDADADDDAVTYSTVKAPLPSAAAAASADVSDLYATINKPNQ is encoded by the exons ATGGCTGAATTCAGACGGattcaaataactttatttgtgaTTCTGCTGCTTCCGTTTACAG CAGTAGCTGGACAAAAAACCCTCTCCATCACTGTCAGAGCTGGAGATGAAGTCACTCTGCCTTGTGAAAATGTGATAATTCAGGACAACTGTAGCAGCACCACTTGGCTTTCTAGTCATAAAGGGGAAGCAGCAGTAGCGCTGATAGAGCTTGGACAGATTAAAGATGAGATTCTCAAAGCTAAATCAGACAGACTGAGTgttaaagagaaatgttctctggTTATAAAGAATGTCACAGAGGAGGATGTTAGTCGTTACACCTGCAGACAGTTCAACAAATCAGGAGGACCACAACAAGGTCCAGATGCTGTGGTATTTCTGTCTGTCGTCAACA TGGTAGAACAGAAGAACACTGATGATACAGTCACCTTGATCTGCTCTGTGTTGACTGATGCTGGGTGTGAACACTCAGTGAAGTGGCTGTATGAGGGGAATGAGACTGATGTGGAGATAACACCTCTTACCTGTTCAGCCAGTGTGACATTTCCTCCTCATCTTAATCAGAAGTTACTGAAGTGTAAGGTGACAGATAAGAAGAATGGAAACACGCTGCTGTGTAATGTCGGCCCCCAGTCTTCTTGTAAGAAAACAG AAAGTACAACAGTGGGAACAGATAACACTTCAAAGAATGACACTCCAACAAGACCAG GAAGCACAACAGAGGGAAAAGACAATACATTGTCTGCAAATGATACTCCATCAATACAAG ATTGGTGGCTGTACATCATTGTTCCTGTGGGAGTAACAGCACTCTTAGCAGCAATCATCATTGTGGTAGTCATCAGACGGAAGAAAACTAAAA GTAACAAAACGcagacaaatgaaaacatt AGACTGAGTTTGAACCCTGCAGAGACTCAGTCTGCTCCAGAAATCAGTCAGGACATG GCTCGGGGTAAAGATGCTGATGCTGATGATGATGCAGTGACCTACAGCACCGTGAAAGCTCCTCttccttctgctgctgctgcagcctctgctgATGTCAGCGACCTCTACGCCACCATCAACAAACCAAACCAATAA
- the LOC120546883 gene encoding uncharacterized protein LOC120546883 isoform X1, whose translation MAEFRRIQITLFVILLLPFTAVAGQKTLSITVRAGDEVTLPCENVIIQDNCSSTTWLSSHKGEAAVALIELGQIKDEILKAKSDRLSVKEKCSLVIKNVTEEDVSRYTCRQFNKSGGPQQGPDAVVFLSVVNMVEQKNTDDTVTLICSVLTDAGCEHSVKWLYEGNETDVEITPLTCSASVTFPPHLNQKLLKCKVTDKKNGNTLLCNVGPQSSCKKTESTTVGTDNTSKNDTPTRPGSTTEGKDNTLSANDTPSIQDWWLYIIVPVGVTALLAAIIIVVVIRRKKTKSNKTQTNENIRLSLNPAETQSAPEISQDMADPEGGVFYASISHTKKSSSRAQARGKDADADDDAVTYSTVKAPLPSAAAAASADVSDLYATINKPNQ comes from the exons ATGGCTGAATTCAGACGGattcaaataactttatttgtgaTTCTGCTGCTTCCGTTTACAG CAGTAGCTGGACAAAAAACCCTCTCCATCACTGTCAGAGCTGGAGATGAAGTCACTCTGCCTTGTGAAAATGTGATAATTCAGGACAACTGTAGCAGCACCACTTGGCTTTCTAGTCATAAAGGGGAAGCAGCAGTAGCGCTGATAGAGCTTGGACAGATTAAAGATGAGATTCTCAAAGCTAAATCAGACAGACTGAGTgttaaagagaaatgttctctggTTATAAAGAATGTCACAGAGGAGGATGTTAGTCGTTACACCTGCAGACAGTTCAACAAATCAGGAGGACCACAACAAGGTCCAGATGCTGTGGTATTTCTGTCTGTCGTCAACA TGGTAGAACAGAAGAACACTGATGATACAGTCACCTTGATCTGCTCTGTGTTGACTGATGCTGGGTGTGAACACTCAGTGAAGTGGCTGTATGAGGGGAATGAGACTGATGTGGAGATAACACCTCTTACCTGTTCAGCCAGTGTGACATTTCCTCCTCATCTTAATCAGAAGTTACTGAAGTGTAAGGTGACAGATAAGAAGAATGGAAACACGCTGCTGTGTAATGTCGGCCCCCAGTCTTCTTGTAAGAAAACAG AAAGTACAACAGTGGGAACAGATAACACTTCAAAGAATGACACTCCAACAAGACCAG GAAGCACAACAGAGGGAAAAGACAATACATTGTCTGCAAATGATACTCCATCAATACAAG ATTGGTGGCTGTACATCATTGTTCCTGTGGGAGTAACAGCACTCTTAGCAGCAATCATCATTGTGGTAGTCATCAGACGGAAGAAAACTAAAA GTAACAAAACGcagacaaatgaaaacatt AGACTGAGTTTGAACCCTGCAGAGACTCAGTCTGCTCCAGAAATCAGTCAGGACATG GCTGATCCTGAAGGTGGAGTTTTCTACGCCTCCATCAGCCACACCAAGAAGAGCAGCAGTAGAGCTCAG GCTCGGGGTAAAGATGCTGATGCTGATGATGATGCAGTGACCTACAGCACCGTGAAAGCTCCTCttccttctgctgctgctgcagcctctgctgATGTCAGCGACCTCTACGCCACCATCAACAAACCAAACCAATAA